In Flavivirga abyssicola, the following are encoded in one genomic region:
- the guaA gene encoding glutamine-hydrolyzing GMP synthase: MQHDKVLILDFGSQYTQLIARRVRELNIYSEIHPFNKIPTNLESYKAIILSGSPYSVRGEEALHPDLSQIRGKKPLLGVCYGAQYLAHFSGGKVAPSSTREYGRANLSFIKPEENFFENVSSGSQVWMSHSDTIKELPTGSVLIASTHDVENAAYRIEGEQTYAIQFHPEVYHSTDGKQILENFLVEIAGLNQDWTPDSFVEETVEAIQEKVGDGKVVLGLSGGVDSTVAAVLLNKAIGKNLYCIFVNNGLLRKNEFQNVLKQYEGMGLNVKGVDASQRFLDALAGIEDPEKKRKAIGNAFIEVFDDEAHKLEDVKWLAQGTIYPDVIESVSATGGPSATIKSHHNVGGLPDFMKLKIVEPLRAIFKDEVRRVGATLGIDPELLGRHPFPGPGLGIRILGDITAEKVRILQEVDAIFINGLKEWNLYDNVWQAGAMLLPVNSVGVMGDERTYEKCVALRAVESTDGMTADWVNLPYEFLQKTSNDIINKVKGVNRVVYDISSKPPATIEWE, from the coding sequence ATGCAACATGACAAGGTACTAATTTTAGACTTCGGATCGCAATACACACAGCTTATTGCCCGTCGAGTTAGGGAACTCAACATTTACTCCGAAATACACCCATTCAATAAAATTCCAACAAATTTAGAAAGCTATAAAGCTATTATACTTTCTGGTAGCCCCTACTCAGTAAGAGGAGAAGAAGCATTACATCCAGATTTATCTCAAATACGTGGCAAGAAACCACTTTTAGGAGTATGCTATGGTGCACAATACTTAGCACACTTTTCAGGTGGTAAAGTAGCCCCTTCAAGTACGAGAGAATACGGTAGAGCTAATTTATCATTCATAAAACCTGAAGAAAATTTTTTCGAAAATGTTAGTTCAGGGAGTCAGGTTTGGATGAGTCATAGTGACACGATTAAAGAGTTACCAACAGGTAGTGTTTTAATAGCAAGTACACATGATGTTGAAAATGCAGCCTATAGAATTGAAGGCGAGCAAACGTATGCGATTCAATTTCACCCAGAAGTATATCACTCAACAGACGGAAAACAAATATTAGAAAACTTTTTAGTAGAAATAGCTGGTCTTAATCAGGATTGGACACCAGATTCTTTTGTTGAAGAAACTGTTGAAGCCATTCAAGAGAAGGTTGGAGATGGTAAAGTTGTACTTGGACTTTCTGGAGGTGTAGATTCTACAGTAGCGGCCGTTTTACTTAACAAAGCCATAGGTAAAAACCTGTATTGTATTTTTGTAAACAACGGGTTGCTTCGTAAAAACGAATTCCAAAATGTTTTAAAACAATATGAAGGGATGGGGCTTAACGTAAAAGGTGTTGATGCCTCACAACGTTTTCTGGATGCTTTAGCAGGAATTGAAGACCCTGAGAAAAAACGTAAAGCCATAGGGAATGCATTTATAGAAGTCTTTGATGATGAAGCTCATAAACTGGAGGATGTAAAATGGCTAGCGCAAGGTACTATTTACCCAGATGTTATTGAAAGTGTGTCTGCAACAGGAGGGCCTTCGGCGACTATAAAGAGTCATCATAATGTAGGCGGTTTACCAGATTTTATGAAACTTAAAATCGTAGAACCACTAAGGGCTATTTTTAAAGATGAAGTAAGACGGGTAGGAGCTACTCTAGGGATTGATCCAGAGCTTTTAGGTCGTCATCCATTTCCTGGGCCGGGATTAGGGATTCGTATTCTAGGAGACATAACCGCAGAAAAAGTGCGTATTTTACAAGAAGTGGATGCTATTTTTATAAATGGTTTAAAAGAATGGAACTTATATGATAACGTTTGGCAAGCAGGTGCGATGTTGCTTCCGGTTAATAGCGTAGGTGTTATGGGAGATGAGCGTACATATGAAAAATGTGTAGCACTCAGAGCTGTAGAAAGTACAGATGGGATGACTGCCGATTGGGTGAATTTACCTTACGAGTTTTTACAAAAAACATCAAATGATATAATAAATAAGGTAAAAGGCGTTAATAGAGTAGTTTATGATATTAGTTCTAAGCCACCAGCTACCATAGAGTGGGAATAA